Proteins co-encoded in one Pseudoliparis swirei isolate HS2019 ecotype Mariana Trench chromosome 7, NWPU_hadal_v1, whole genome shotgun sequence genomic window:
- the LOC130197178 gene encoding myogenesis-regulating glycosidase-like isoform X1 codes for MYHIVPVAPGEQQTARGAGGSPLKKKLSHEGRPLVAAGLLGCVLVLAAVVAWCYYSASLRKAQLLKAELLELDKDGFVIHNQAGAVVFSMTFRSGTLDLDSCKKEQNILSCTRSGSGKLNFFIQTVRLKDTVMCYRVRWEELQSKRSVEHAMAYNDSHWYGGAEMATQYWPIRIQGEEEPQPFITSDVYSNRKAFGGILERYWLSSNATAIKINDSVPFHLGWSEKDGTLRFQARYEDSPFRPPEGQQALPELSYRVCVGSDVTSIHKYMVRRYFPKPIKVPSPEVFKQPLWSTWALHKTAVTQEKLLRYAADITKYGFTCSHLELDDRYTADYGEFDFDPQKFPNASGMFDKLREDGFQVSLWTHPFINYDSINFGVAVEKGLFVREPSGELPALVRWWNGIGGILDFTNPEAREWYSSQLRMIKARYGVTSFKFDAGETSYLPRQFSTLVPLSDPSTFTRRYTEMAIPFSERAELRVGYHSQDISCFFRIIDRDSVWGYELGLKSIIPTVLTISILGYQFVLPDMIGGNAYPNRTAAGLDGNSVLPDRELYIRWLELSAFMPAMQFSIPPWAYDNEVVQIAQKFTELHETLVAPRVLELAGKVLDTGDPIIRPLWWIAKDDEATYKIDSQFLIGDDLMVAPVLEPGKQERDIYLPAGHWRSYKGVHFDKGPMYLTDYPVDLDEIAFFTLPEPTRSQWTKSRRTGCSEVIARTSECPRSVLGFEHEREGCWTNTCLLSDPSRI; via the exons ATGTATCACATCGTCCCCGTGGCTCCCGGGGAGCAGCAGACGGCCCGGGGAGCTGGTGGCTCTCCACTGAAGAAGAAACTGAGTCACGAAGGCCGGCCCCTGGTGGCGGCGGGCTTACTGGGCTGTGTGCTGGTGCTGGCCGCTGTGGTTGCCTGGTGCTACTACTCGGCGTCCCTCCGCAAAGCGCAGCTGCTGAAGGCCGAGCTGCTGGAACTCGACAAAGACGGTTTTGTTATTCATAACCAGGCGGGGGCTGTCGTCTTCAGTATGACCTTCAG GTCTGGCACTCTGGATCTGGACTCCTGCAAAAAGGAGCAGAACATTCTGAGCTGCACCCGGTCCGGTTCCGGCAAGCTCAACTTCTTCATCCAGACGGTTCGGCTGAAGGACACCGTGATGTGCTACCGCGTCCGctgggaggagctgcagagcaagCGCTCGGTGGAGCACGCCATGGCCTACAACGACTCCCATTGGTACGGAGGGGCGGAAATGGCCACCCAGTACTGGCCTATCAGGATCCAGGGCGAGGAGGAGCCGCAGCCTTTCATCACTAGTGACGTCTACTCCAATCGGAAAGCCTTTGGGGGAATCCTGGAGCGCTATTGGCTGTCCTCGAATGCGACTGCCATCAAGATTAATGACTCTGTTCCGTTTCATTTGGGCTGGTCGGAGAAGGACGGGACACTCAGGTTCCAGGCCCGATACGAGGACTCTCCCTTCAGACCACCAGAGGGTCAGCAGGCCTTACCTGAACTCAGCTATAGAGTGTGTGTCGGGTCGGATGTTACctcgattcacaaatacatg GTGCGTCGGTATTTCCCAAAGCCCATCAAGGTGCCGTCTCCCGAAGTCTTCAAACAGCCGCTGTGGTCCACGTGGGCTCTCCACAAGACGGCGGTGACTCAGGAGAAACTGCTGCGCTACGCCGCCGACATCACCAAGTACGGCTTCACGTGCTCCCACCTGGAGCTGGACGACCGCTACACCGCAGACTACGGGGAGTTTGACTTTGACCCGCAGAAGTTCCCCAACGCCAGCGGCATGTTCGACAAGCTCCGAGAGGACGGCTTTCAAGTGTCTCTCTGGACGCACCCGTTCATCAACTACGACTCCATTAATTTCGGCGTCGCCGTGGAGAAGGGACTCTTCGTCCGGGAGCCGAGCGGCGAGCTGCCCGCCCTGGTGCGCTGGTGGAACGGCATCGGGGGGATCCTGGACTTCACCAACCCGGAAGCCCGCGAGTGGTATTCCTCGCAGCTGCGGATGATCAAAGCCCGCTACGGCGTGACGTCCTTCAAGTTCGACGCGGGAGAGACGAGCTACCTGCCACGCCAGTTCAGCACCCTGGTGCCGCTGTCGGACCCCTCCACCTTCACCCGCCGCTACACGGAGATGGCCATCCCGTTCAGTGAGCGCGCCGAGCTCAGGGTGGGCTACCACAGTCAGGACATCTCCTGCTTCTTCCGGATCATTGACCGAGACTCTGTGTGGGGCTATGAGCTCGGCCTCAAGTCCATCATCCCGACTGTTCTCACCATCAGCATCCTGGGCTACCAGTTTGTGTTACCTGATATGATCGGAGGGAATGCATACCCCAACCGCACCGCAG CTGGTTTAGACGGCAACAGCGTTCTGCCGGACAGAGAGCTGTACATCCGATGGTTGGAGCTGTCTGCTTTCATGCCCGCCATGCAGTTCTCCATACCACCGTGGGCCTACGACAATGAG GTGGTGCAGATAGCGCAGAAGTTCACCGAGCTCCACGAGACCCTGGTGGCCCCGAGGGTTCTCGAGCTGGCAGGCAAGGTGCTCGATACCGGGGACCCGATCATCCGGCCCCTGTGGTGGATCGCCAAAGACGACGAGGCGACTTACAAGATCGACTCCCAGTTCCTGATCGGCGACGACCTGATGGTGGCGCCGGTGTTGGAGCCGGGGAAGCAGGAGAGGGACATCTACCTGCCTGCCGGGCACTGGAGGAGCTACAAGGGGGTACATTTTGACAAGGGGCCCATGTACCTCACCGACTACCCCGTGGACCTGGACGAGATAGCTTTCTTCAC
- the LOC130197178 gene encoding myogenesis-regulating glycosidase-like isoform X2 has translation MYHIVPVAPGEQQTARGAGGSPLKKKLSHEGRPLVAAGLLGCVLVLAAVVAWCYYSASLRKAQLLKAELLELDKDGFVIHNQAGAVVFSMTFRSGTLDLDSCKKEQNILSCTRSGSGKLNFFIQTVRLKDTVMCYRVRWEELQSKRSVEHAMAYNDSHWYGGAEMATQYWPIRIQGEEEPQPFITSDVYSNRKAFGGILERYWLSSNATAIKINDSVPFHLGWSEKDGTLRFQARYEDSPFRPPEGQQALPELSYRVCVGSDVTSIHKYMVRRYFPKPIKVPSPEVFKQPLWSTWALHKTAVTQEKLLRYAADITKYGFTCSHLELDDRYTADYGEFDFDPQKFPNASGMFDKLREDGFQVSLWTHPFINYDSINFGVAVEKGLFVREPSGELPALVRWWNGIGGILDFTNPEAREWYSSQLRMIKARYGVTSFKFDAGETSYLPRQFSTLVPLSDPSTFTRRYTEMAIPFSERAELRVGYHSQDISCFFRIIDRDSVWGYELGLKSIIPTVLTISILGYQFVLPDMIGGNAYPNRTAAGLDGNSVLPDRELYIRWLELSAFMPAMQFSIPPWAYDNEVVQIAQKFTELHETLVAPRVLELAGKVLDTGDPIIRPLWWIAKDDEATYKIDSQFLIGDDLMVAPVLEPGKQERDIYLPAGHWRSYKGVHFDKGPMYLTDYPVDLDEIAFFTLPEPTRSQWTKSRRTGCSEVIARTSECPR, from the exons ATGTATCACATCGTCCCCGTGGCTCCCGGGGAGCAGCAGACGGCCCGGGGAGCTGGTGGCTCTCCACTGAAGAAGAAACTGAGTCACGAAGGCCGGCCCCTGGTGGCGGCGGGCTTACTGGGCTGTGTGCTGGTGCTGGCCGCTGTGGTTGCCTGGTGCTACTACTCGGCGTCCCTCCGCAAAGCGCAGCTGCTGAAGGCCGAGCTGCTGGAACTCGACAAAGACGGTTTTGTTATTCATAACCAGGCGGGGGCTGTCGTCTTCAGTATGACCTTCAG GTCTGGCACTCTGGATCTGGACTCCTGCAAAAAGGAGCAGAACATTCTGAGCTGCACCCGGTCCGGTTCCGGCAAGCTCAACTTCTTCATCCAGACGGTTCGGCTGAAGGACACCGTGATGTGCTACCGCGTCCGctgggaggagctgcagagcaagCGCTCGGTGGAGCACGCCATGGCCTACAACGACTCCCATTGGTACGGAGGGGCGGAAATGGCCACCCAGTACTGGCCTATCAGGATCCAGGGCGAGGAGGAGCCGCAGCCTTTCATCACTAGTGACGTCTACTCCAATCGGAAAGCCTTTGGGGGAATCCTGGAGCGCTATTGGCTGTCCTCGAATGCGACTGCCATCAAGATTAATGACTCTGTTCCGTTTCATTTGGGCTGGTCGGAGAAGGACGGGACACTCAGGTTCCAGGCCCGATACGAGGACTCTCCCTTCAGACCACCAGAGGGTCAGCAGGCCTTACCTGAACTCAGCTATAGAGTGTGTGTCGGGTCGGATGTTACctcgattcacaaatacatg GTGCGTCGGTATTTCCCAAAGCCCATCAAGGTGCCGTCTCCCGAAGTCTTCAAACAGCCGCTGTGGTCCACGTGGGCTCTCCACAAGACGGCGGTGACTCAGGAGAAACTGCTGCGCTACGCCGCCGACATCACCAAGTACGGCTTCACGTGCTCCCACCTGGAGCTGGACGACCGCTACACCGCAGACTACGGGGAGTTTGACTTTGACCCGCAGAAGTTCCCCAACGCCAGCGGCATGTTCGACAAGCTCCGAGAGGACGGCTTTCAAGTGTCTCTCTGGACGCACCCGTTCATCAACTACGACTCCATTAATTTCGGCGTCGCCGTGGAGAAGGGACTCTTCGTCCGGGAGCCGAGCGGCGAGCTGCCCGCCCTGGTGCGCTGGTGGAACGGCATCGGGGGGATCCTGGACTTCACCAACCCGGAAGCCCGCGAGTGGTATTCCTCGCAGCTGCGGATGATCAAAGCCCGCTACGGCGTGACGTCCTTCAAGTTCGACGCGGGAGAGACGAGCTACCTGCCACGCCAGTTCAGCACCCTGGTGCCGCTGTCGGACCCCTCCACCTTCACCCGCCGCTACACGGAGATGGCCATCCCGTTCAGTGAGCGCGCCGAGCTCAGGGTGGGCTACCACAGTCAGGACATCTCCTGCTTCTTCCGGATCATTGACCGAGACTCTGTGTGGGGCTATGAGCTCGGCCTCAAGTCCATCATCCCGACTGTTCTCACCATCAGCATCCTGGGCTACCAGTTTGTGTTACCTGATATGATCGGAGGGAATGCATACCCCAACCGCACCGCAG CTGGTTTAGACGGCAACAGCGTTCTGCCGGACAGAGAGCTGTACATCCGATGGTTGGAGCTGTCTGCTTTCATGCCCGCCATGCAGTTCTCCATACCACCGTGGGCCTACGACAATGAG GTGGTGCAGATAGCGCAGAAGTTCACCGAGCTCCACGAGACCCTGGTGGCCCCGAGGGTTCTCGAGCTGGCAGGCAAGGTGCTCGATACCGGGGACCCGATCATCCGGCCCCTGTGGTGGATCGCCAAAGACGACGAGGCGACTTACAAGATCGACTCCCAGTTCCTGATCGGCGACGACCTGATGGTGGCGCCGGTGTTGGAGCCGGGGAAGCAGGAGAGGGACATCTACCTGCCTGCCGGGCACTGGAGGAGCTACAAGGGGGTACATTTTGACAAGGGGCCCATGTACCTCACCGACTACCCCGTGGACCTGGACGAGATAGCTTTCTTCAC